Proteins found in one Jatrophihabitans sp. genomic segment:
- the gyrA gene encoding DNA gyrase subunit A, translating into MTEIPIPPPPTTDRIEPVDIQLEMQRSFLDYAMSVIVARALPDVRDGLKPVHRRVLYAMYDSGYRPDRGYVKCSRVVGDVMGNYHPHGDSAIYDTLVRLAQPWSMRAPLIDGQGNFGSPGNDPAAAMRYCVTGPTMIATPDGEVAIADLLPGAEPNSSTEVDFKVIGRDGTPVRVSAFHHSGEHPVLTVSAGGRSVTGTANHPLLVIGRVQNVPTLMWKLIGEITASDVLVLRSSEFSSQSWAKALPLLPDLSVAYRTGQARHLPDDGGDPRQFTLVPVDAVTPAGVEAVYSLRVDSTDHAFLTNGFVSHNTEARLSPLAMEMLRDIDEETVDFKPNYDGRSSEPVVLPSRIPNLLVNGGGGIAVGMATNLPPHNLREVAAGVSWALDHPDATPEELLEQLMSDIPGPDFPTKGLIVGRDGIEEAYRTGRGSIRMRAVVTVEEDSRGRTILVVTELPYQVNPDNLVENIAGLAREGKVGGIADINDESSDRIGMRIVVTLKRDAVAKVVLNNLYKHTQLQTTFGVTMLAIVDGVPRTLALNQVVSYYVDHQVEVIKRRTEYRLRKAEERAHILRAYLKALDALDAVIALIRSSPSADAARTGLMELLTIDEIQAVAILDLQLRRLAALERLRIQEEAAEIEAKIADFKDILAKPGRQRQIIRDELNEIVDRYGNERRTRLVPYDGDMSMEDLIAAEDVVVTITRTGYAKRTKTDLYRAQRRGGKGVQGAALKTDDLVAHFFVCSTHDWILFFTNKGRVYRTKTYDLPEANRNARGQHVANLLAFQPDEVIAEVITIKNYDAAPYLVLATKAGLVKKTKLTDFDSNRSGGIVAINLREEDELIDASLISPTDDLLLVSKKAQSIRFKADDETLRPMGRATSGVIGMRFGSHDELLAMEVVQDDMEILIATDGGFAKRTKVAEYPVQGRGGKGVLTARIVSTRGALVGAMTVRPEDEIYAITSDGVVIRTSVAEVRRTSRQTMGVRLINLPDGVNLISIARNADEPEEQE; encoded by the coding sequence ATGACCGAGATCCCGATCCCGCCGCCGCCGACGACCGACCGGATCGAGCCGGTGGACATCCAGCTGGAGATGCAGCGCAGCTTCCTGGACTACGCGATGAGCGTCATCGTGGCCCGGGCGCTGCCGGACGTGCGGGACGGGCTCAAGCCGGTGCACCGGCGGGTGCTCTACGCGATGTATGACAGCGGCTACCGGCCCGATCGCGGCTACGTCAAGTGCTCGCGGGTGGTCGGCGACGTGATGGGCAACTACCACCCCCACGGTGACTCCGCGATCTATGACACCCTGGTCCGGCTCGCCCAGCCGTGGTCGATGCGGGCGCCGCTGATCGACGGCCAGGGCAATTTCGGCTCACCGGGCAACGACCCGGCGGCCGCGATGCGTTACTGCGTCACCGGCCCGACGATGATCGCCACCCCGGACGGCGAGGTGGCGATCGCCGACCTGCTGCCCGGGGCCGAGCCGAACAGCAGCACCGAGGTCGACTTCAAGGTGATCGGCCGCGACGGCACGCCGGTGCGGGTCAGCGCCTTCCACCACTCCGGCGAGCACCCGGTGCTGACGGTGTCGGCCGGTGGCCGGTCGGTGACCGGCACCGCCAACCACCCGCTGCTGGTGATCGGCCGGGTGCAGAACGTCCCGACCCTGATGTGGAAGCTGATCGGCGAGATCACCGCCAGCGACGTCCTGGTGCTGCGCTCGTCGGAGTTCAGCAGCCAGAGCTGGGCCAAGGCGCTGCCGCTGCTGCCCGACCTGAGCGTGGCCTACCGGACCGGTCAGGCCCGGCACCTGCCCGATGACGGCGGTGACCCGCGCCAGTTCACCCTGGTCCCGGTCGACGCGGTGACCCCGGCCGGCGTCGAGGCGGTCTACTCGCTGCGGGTGGACTCGACAGACCACGCGTTCCTCACCAACGGCTTCGTCTCGCACAACACCGAGGCCCGGCTCTCGCCGCTGGCCATGGAGATGCTGCGCGACATCGACGAGGAGACCGTCGACTTCAAGCCCAACTACGACGGCCGGTCCTCCGAGCCGGTGGTGCTGCCGTCCCGGATCCCGAACCTGCTGGTCAACGGCGGCGGCGGCATCGCGGTCGGCATGGCGACCAACCTGCCGCCGCACAACCTGCGCGAGGTGGCCGCCGGCGTCAGCTGGGCACTCGACCACCCCGACGCCACCCCGGAAGAGCTGCTCGAGCAGCTGATGAGCGACATTCCCGGCCCGGACTTTCCGACCAAGGGCCTGATCGTCGGCCGGGACGGGATCGAGGAGGCCTACCGCACCGGCCGCGGCTCGATCCGGATGCGCGCGGTGGTCACCGTCGAGGAGGACAGCCGGGGCCGCACCATCCTGGTGGTCACCGAGCTGCCCTACCAGGTCAACCCCGACAACCTGGTCGAGAACATCGCCGGCCTGGCCCGCGAGGGCAAGGTCGGGGGCATCGCCGACATCAACGACGAGTCCTCGGACCGGATCGGCATGCGCATCGTGGTCACCCTCAAGCGGGACGCGGTGGCCAAGGTGGTGCTGAACAACCTCTACAAGCACACCCAGCTGCAGACCACCTTCGGCGTCACGATGCTCGCGATCGTGGACGGGGTGCCGCGCACGCTGGCGCTGAATCAGGTGGTCAGCTACTACGTCGATCACCAGGTCGAGGTCATCAAGCGGCGGACCGAGTACCGGCTGCGCAAGGCCGAGGAGCGGGCGCACATCCTGCGCGCCTACCTCAAGGCCCTGGACGCCCTGGACGCGGTGATCGCGCTGATCCGCAGCTCGCCGTCGGCCGACGCGGCCCGGACCGGGCTGATGGAGCTGCTGACGATCGACGAGATCCAGGCGGTGGCGATCCTGGACCTGCAGCTGCGCCGGCTGGCCGCCCTGGAGCGGCTGCGGATCCAGGAGGAGGCCGCCGAGATCGAGGCCAAGATCGCCGACTTCAAGGACATCCTCGCCAAGCCCGGCCGGCAGCGCCAGATCATCCGCGACGAGCTGAACGAGATCGTCGACAGGTACGGCAACGAGCGGCGCACCCGGCTGGTCCCCTACGACGGCGACATGTCGATGGAGGACCTGATCGCCGCCGAGGACGTGGTGGTGACCATCACCCGGACCGGCTACGCCAAGCGGACCAAGACCGACCTGTACCGGGCCCAGCGCCGCGGTGGCAAGGGCGTGCAGGGCGCGGCGCTCAAGACCGATGACCTGGTGGCGCACTTCTTCGTCTGCTCGACCCACGACTGGATCCTGTTCTTCACCAACAAGGGGCGGGTCTACCGCACCAAGACCTATGACCTGCCCGAGGCCAACCGCAACGCCCGCGGCCAGCACGTGGCCAACCTGCTGGCCTTCCAGCCGGACGAGGTGATCGCCGAGGTGATCACCATCAAGAACTACGACGCCGCGCCGTACCTGGTGCTGGCCACCAAGGCCGGCCTGGTCAAGAAGACCAAGCTGACCGACTTCGACTCCAACCGCTCCGGCGGCATCGTGGCCATCAACCTGCGCGAGGAGGACGAGCTGATCGACGCCTCGCTGATCTCGCCGACCGATGACCTGCTGCTGGTGAGCAAGAAGGCGCAGTCGATCCGGTTCAAGGCCGACGACGAGACGCTGCGGCCGATGGGCCGGGCCACCTCCGGCGTGATCGGCATGCGCTTCGGCTCCCATGACGAGTTGCTGGCCATGGAGGTCGTCCAGGACGACATGGAGATCCTGATCGCCACCGACGGCGGCTTCGCCAAGCGCACCAAGGTCGCGGAGTACCCGGTGCAAGGTCGAGGCGGGAAGGGCGTGCTCACCGCGCGTATAGTCTCCACGCGTGGTGCCTTGGTCGGCGCGATGACGGTGCGTCCCGAGGATGAGATCTATGCGATCACGTCCGACGGTGTGGTGATCCGGACATCGGTGGCCGAGGTGCGGCGAACGTCTCGTCAGACAATGGGCGTGCGGCTGATCAACTTGCCTGACGGCGTCAATCTGATCTCGATCGCTCGCAATGCCGACGAACCCGAGGAGCAGGAGTAG
- a CDS encoding DUF3566 domain-containing protein yields the protein MTQGYPPPARGSNAGADQDTATLPKVGTQQPPSQQSSGWSTGSTVNSGPGSDDGSSGSGLGSKLASKASSAKDAMKASAAEAETRAGRGRSARGVRQPRRARLTLSHINVYSVFKFSCVLAIALFFVWLIMVGVLYGILDVAGVFSQVNETVQTISGDERTGDVVTGSLVFGGAIIIGAVNIVLFIAMSTIGAMIYNLCADLVGGVEVTLSERE from the coding sequence ATGACTCAGGGCTATCCGCCGCCTGCCCGGGGCAGCAACGCCGGCGCCGATCAGGACACCGCGACCCTGCCGAAGGTGGGGACGCAGCAGCCGCCGAGCCAGCAGTCCAGCGGTTGGTCAACCGGCTCCACGGTCAACTCCGGCCCCGGTTCGGACGACGGTTCGTCGGGCAGCGGGCTCGGGTCCAAGCTGGCGTCCAAGGCCTCCTCGGCAAAGGACGCGATGAAGGCCTCCGCGGCCGAGGCCGAGACCCGGGCCGGCCGGGGCCGTTCTGCCCGCGGCGTCCGGCAGCCACGGCGGGCCCGGCTGACGCTGAGCCACATCAACGTCTATTCGGTCTTCAAGTTCTCGTGCGTGCTGGCGATCGCGCTGTTCTTCGTCTGGCTGATCATGGTGGGGGTGCTGTACGGCATCCTCGACGTGGCCGGAGTCTTCAGCCAGGTGAACGAGACGGTGCAGACGATCTCCGGTGACGAGCGGACCGGTGACGTGGTGACCGGCTCGCTGGTCTTCGGCGGCGCGATCATCATCGGCGCGGTCAACATCGTGCTGTTCATCGCGATGAGCACGATCGGGGCGATGATCTACAACCTGTGCGCCGACCTGGTGGGCGGCGTCGAGGTCACGCTGTCCGAGCGCGAGTAG
- a CDS encoding immune inhibitor A domain-containing protein, which translates to MDNHPGPLTARQEARRKAAQKLILSGQASPNADGVVKLADDKYYQAAVTGTGNVFTILSEFGTSGSGKLGTTPGPLHNQIAQPDRNVDNSTVWRSDFNRAHYLDLLFGPGESFKNFYLAQSSGAYTVAGDVTDWVRVSGNASTYGDNTVENNGGAWQFVEDSGNAWYAAQVAAGRSDADIKAQLASFDVWDRYDHDNDGNFDESDGYLDHFQAVHAGEGEDGNGGEDAIWSHRWYVNQTDYGLTGPTVNGTQVRFGGSQIGNTGYWIGDYTVEPENGGLGVFAHEYAHDLGLPDLYDTNGGDNGTGFWTLMSAGSWLNHGTVDIGSTPDYMGPWEKLQLGWLSYSVVSQGQSGSHTLSPAAVQTAGQAQALVIDVPDRAVQESYTTPYSGSYAWWTSSADDLNATLTRNLNLTGVRSATVTAKAWYDIEAGYDYLHAEYSTNGGANWTEIGTPLSSSSRGSWSTLRYSVPGGQQTLFRFRMQSDGGVHLANAFLDDITVKSGGSTLLFDNVESGDNGWTAVGGFKRSTGTESSIGDRYYLAENRTYVGYDSTLQTGPYQFSKGITAPNWVERFQYQDGMLVWAVDETYTDNNTIDHQGRGLALPVDARPAPFTYPDGSMPGNRRQPFDATFGLQATDAVALHKEVMVGKTVQTQTAPAPSNPGIATFNDSVADRYWSSANPLSSALVAGHGVTVTVTSQVTNGALTVTVNNPS; encoded by the coding sequence GTGGACAACCACCCCGGCCCCCTGACGGCCCGTCAGGAAGCCCGTCGCAAGGCGGCGCAGAAGCTCATCCTGTCCGGTCAGGCATCGCCGAACGCCGACGGCGTCGTCAAACTGGCCGACGACAAGTACTACCAGGCGGCGGTGACCGGCACCGGCAACGTCTTCACCATCCTGTCCGAGTTCGGCACCTCGGGCAGCGGCAAGCTCGGCACCACGCCTGGACCGCTGCACAACCAGATCGCGCAGCCGGACCGCAACGTCGACAACAGCACGGTGTGGCGCAGCGACTTCAACCGGGCGCACTACCTCGACCTGCTCTTCGGCCCCGGCGAGTCGTTCAAGAACTTCTACCTGGCGCAGTCCTCGGGCGCCTACACGGTCGCCGGCGACGTCACCGACTGGGTTCGGGTCTCGGGCAATGCCTCCACCTACGGCGACAACACCGTGGAGAACAACGGCGGCGCCTGGCAGTTCGTCGAGGACTCCGGCAACGCGTGGTACGCCGCGCAGGTCGCCGCCGGCCGCTCCGATGCCGACATCAAGGCGCAGCTGGCGTCCTTCGACGTCTGGGACCGCTACGACCACGACAACGACGGCAACTTCGACGAGTCCGACGGCTACCTCGACCACTTCCAGGCGGTGCACGCCGGTGAGGGCGAGGACGGCAACGGCGGCGAGGACGCGATCTGGTCACACCGCTGGTACGTCAACCAGACCGACTACGGCCTGACCGGCCCCACGGTCAACGGCACTCAGGTGCGCTTCGGCGGTTCGCAGATCGGCAACACCGGCTACTGGATCGGCGACTACACCGTCGAGCCGGAGAACGGCGGCCTCGGCGTGTTCGCACACGAGTACGCCCACGACCTCGGCCTGCCGGACCTGTACGACACCAACGGCGGCGACAACGGCACCGGCTTCTGGACCCTGATGTCCGCCGGGTCCTGGCTCAACCACGGCACGGTCGACATCGGCAGCACGCCGGACTACATGGGCCCGTGGGAGAAGCTGCAACTGGGCTGGCTGTCCTACTCGGTGGTGTCCCAGGGGCAGAGCGGCAGCCACACGCTGAGCCCGGCGGCCGTGCAGACCGCGGGGCAGGCCCAGGCACTCGTCATCGACGTGCCGGATCGGGCTGTCCAGGAGTCCTACACCACGCCCTACTCGGGCAGCTACGCCTGGTGGACCTCCAGCGCCGACGACCTCAACGCGACGCTGACCCGCAACCTCAACCTGACCGGGGTGCGCAGCGCGACGGTCACCGCAAAGGCGTGGTACGACATCGAAGCCGGCTATGACTACCTGCACGCCGAGTACTCGACCAACGGCGGGGCCAACTGGACCGAGATCGGCACCCCGCTGTCGAGCTCGTCCAGGGGCAGCTGGTCCACCCTGCGGTACTCCGTTCCGGGCGGTCAGCAGACGCTGTTCCGGTTCCGGATGCAGAGCGACGGCGGCGTGCACCTGGCCAACGCCTTCCTCGACGACATCACGGTGAAGTCGGGCGGCAGCACGCTGCTGTTCGACAACGTCGAGTCCGGTGACAACGGCTGGACCGCTGTCGGCGGGTTCAAGCGCAGCACCGGCACCGAGTCCTCGATAGGGGACCGGTACTACCTCGCCGAGAACCGGACCTACGTCGGGTACGACTCGACGCTGCAGACCGGCCCGTACCAGTTCAGCAAGGGCATCACCGCGCCGAACTGGGTGGAGCGGTTCCAGTACCAGGACGGCATGCTCGTGTGGGCCGTGGATGAGACGTACACGGACAACAACACGATCGACCACCAGGGCCGCGGGTTGGCGCTGCCGGTCGACGCGCGTCCGGCGCCGTTCACCTACCCGGACGGCTCCATGCCGGGCAACCGGCGCCAGCCGTTCGACGCCACCTTCGGCCTGCAGGCGACCGACGCGGTCGCGCTGCACAAGGAGGTGATGGTGGGCAAGACGGTCCAGACGCAGACCGCGCCGGCCCCGTCCAACCCCGGCATCGCGACCTTCAACGACTCGGTCGCCGACCGGTACTGGTCCTCGGCCAACCCGCTGTCCTCGGCGCTGGTCGCCGGGCACGGCGTTACGGTCACCGTGACCTCTCAGGTGACCAACGGGGCGCTCACCGTGACGGTGAACAACCCGTCCTGA
- a CDS encoding helix-turn-helix transcriptional regulator, producing the protein MPTSPEAGQATRVRSPAALGRAIRAARSQAGLTQAELAERARANRYAIVQLEAGHETRAIEILFDTLAALDLELSVRPRSG; encoded by the coding sequence ATGCCAACATCCCCTGAGGCCGGCCAGGCGACTCGAGTGCGCTCGCCCGCCGCGCTGGGCCGGGCTATCCGGGCCGCGCGCTCTCAGGCAGGGCTCACCCAGGCGGAGCTGGCCGAGCGCGCTCGCGCCAACCGCTACGCGATCGTGCAACTCGAGGCCGGCCATGAGACGCGGGCGATCGAGATCCTGTTCGACACCCTCGCGGCGCTGGACCTCGAGCTTTCTGTGCGCCCCCGGTCGGGTTGA
- a CDS encoding HipA N-terminal domain-containing protein, whose protein sequence is MELDLWLGHKLVARTVTAARGGRVRIHYDEAVSAEHPAETPLLSCSLPTPGPGEPAKSRAFLEGLLPEGSALAAAAAQVRGVRLVNGSPEAAADTVALLAEFGRECAGAIVAVPAGHEAPSSGHFEPLDGEALASLVRELPQRPLGTELGRDIRMSLAGAQQKFLLARVEGRWCEPIGGAPSTHILKPTTVWPHSAERGPDPGSRPRLRAHRRCCLDGADGRRYGPGR, encoded by the coding sequence ATGGAGCTTGATCTGTGGCTCGGGCACAAGCTGGTGGCCCGGACCGTGACCGCGGCCCGCGGCGGCAGAGTACGCATCCATTACGACGAGGCAGTCTCGGCAGAGCACCCCGCCGAGACGCCCCTGCTGTCCTGCTCGCTGCCGACGCCCGGTCCTGGTGAACCTGCGAAATCCCGGGCGTTTCTCGAGGGATTGCTGCCCGAAGGCAGCGCGCTGGCCGCCGCGGCGGCCCAGGTGCGCGGCGTCCGGCTGGTCAACGGTTCGCCGGAGGCCGCGGCCGACACCGTGGCGCTACTCGCCGAGTTCGGTCGCGAGTGCGCCGGAGCCATCGTGGCGGTGCCCGCCGGGCACGAGGCGCCGAGCAGCGGGCACTTCGAGCCGCTGGACGGCGAAGCGCTCGCGTCACTGGTGCGCGAGTTGCCGCAGCGTCCGCTGGGGACCGAGCTTGGCCGCGACATCCGGATGTCACTCGCCGGGGCCCAGCAGAAGTTCCTGCTCGCCCGGGTCGAAGGCCGCTGGTGCGAGCCGATCGGCGGCGCCCCGTCGACCCACATCCTCAAGCCGACCACCGTATGGCCGCACAGCGCTGAACGAGGCCCTGATCCTGGCTCTCGGCCGCGCCTGCGGGCTCACCGCCGGTGCTGCCTGGACGGAGCCGATGGGCGACGCTACGGTCCTGGTCGCTGA